The Polaribacter sp. KT25b genome contains the following window.
GTGTCTTTTGTTTCTAAAATAATATCAGTAAAAGAAGCAGAAACTCCATAAACTTTATACCCTTTTTCAATCGCTTTTTCTGCAACTATTTTAATTTGAGGAAATCCATCAGAATTAGATTTTTCTAAACTAGAAGTAATAATTAACATCACTTTCTCCATTTGTAAAATTTCTGGAGCCAAATCATTTTGAGTATCTTCTAACATAAAATCATGCACAGGAGGAATTTCGCCATCATCTTTATATTGCATTCCTTCTGTAATATTTTTACCAATTGCATAAGGTCTAAAGTCGATAATTGGTAGATGTGTTAGTACATGTTGCACAATAAACATAAAACCAGCCAAAGAAACTAACGTAATTACTTTTGGAATTTTACCGCCAAAAATGGGTTTTATAAGTTTCACTTTTATCACTAAAATGATAATTAACGCAATTAAAATCACGTTTTTATAAAAGGTTTCCCAAGGAGATAATTTTACTGCATCTCCAAAACAACCACAATCTGTTACTTTATTATAATGTGCAGAATACCAAGTTAAAAACAAGAAAATTAGTGTTAAGAAAAACAAACTCCAAACTGTTAATTTTGGTTTGTAGCCTATTAAAATCATGACTCCTAATAATATTTCTGCAACAATTAAAACTATTGAAAATATTAATGCATACGGAATTAAAAATTCCATATTTAAAACACTTTCAGAAAAGTATTCTTGAAACTTATATTGAGAACCAATAGGATCTACCAATTTTACAAAGCCTGAAAATATAAATAAGGCTCCGACTAATATTCTTGAAATTTGGGTAATCAGTTTTTGTATCATGATTTTCTATTTATATAATTATGCATTTTATCATTTACTGTTAAATAATAAACGGCAAAAAACATTCTTCTTTTTATTCCTTTAAATTCTTTCATTTCAAATTGATAAAATGCTGCTGATTGAACTCCAAAAGAAATCTCATTAGATAGACTAAACCTTTTATAAAAGTCTCTAAATAAAACATCTTCATTTTTTAAACTCTTTAGAAATAACATATATTTTCCAAATAAATTTAAATCATAAGCTTTTTCAAGAATTGGTTTTTCCATACCTGATCCCTTATAAAAAGTTTTATGCACCCAAATTTCTTTAAAAAAAGCAGTGTCAATTTTCGAATACACTTCCTCTTGAAGTTTGTAATTTAAAGGAATTTTAAATCCTTTTATTTCATTTATGCATTCTTCAATGATATTTTTATTGAATTCAAAATAAGCCTCGTCTTTAGGCTTACTTTTATCTAAATGAATTTCACTATCAAAAAAATCGACAATTTTAGCTAAATCTTGTAATTCAGAATCAGTAAAAAATTCTGACATAGATACATCAGATTTCATTTCCTTATAAGTAGAAGATTTTTCTACTGCACAACTCACAAAAAACAAAACAGCAATTAAATAAACTAGTTTTTTCATACAATTATTTTAAAACTTCTTGATACAATTAAATAGATTGCTTCGTGCCTCGCAATGACAAACTTTGCAACTTTGTTACACTGAAACTTTACAAACTTTTCAACTTTAAGAACTTTAAAACTTATTCCGCCAAATGAATCATTGCAAAAACAGCATAATTAATCATGTCTTGATAATTTGCATCAATACCTTCAGAAACAATTGTTTTTCCTTTATTATCTTCAATTTGTTTAACGCGTAATAATTTCTGCAAAATTAAATCTGTTAAACTAGAAACACGCATATCTCGCCAAGCCTCACCATAATCATGATTTTTATTCATCATTAATTCTTTGGTGATTTTAGAATGTTTATCATACAAAATTGTTGCTTCTTCAGTATTTAAATCAGGATTTTCTACAACTCCATTTTCTAACTGAATTAACGCCATAATAGAATAATTGATAATCCCAATAAACTCAGATTTTTCTCCTTCATCAACTTTTCTTACCTCATTTTCTTGCAATTGACGAATTCTTTGGGCTTTAATAAAAATCTGATCTGTTAAAGAAGGCAAACGTAAAATACGCCAAGCGCTTCCATAATCACTCATTTTTTTGATAAATAAACTTCTGCATTCTTCAATTACAGCATCATATTGTTTAGAGGTATCTTGCATTTTCTTCTGTTAAAAAGTATTTGCTCAAAAATACTAAATCCTAAAAGCTTTTCTTTTATTTTTACAAAAGAATTTTAAAACCCATATATTGAAAAGAATTGTTGTTTTTTGTGGCTCAAGCTTAGGCTTTAACCCTATTTATAAAGAAGCTGCCATAGAATTAGGAAATTATTTTGCCGCAAACAAAATTGGTTTGGTGTATGGTGGAGGAAAATTAGGAATGATGGGCATTCTTGCCGATACAATTCTCGATCATAATGGCGAAGTTATTGGTGTAATTCCTAAATTATTAGAAAAAGAAGAAGTTGTTCATGCTGGCGTTGAAGAAATGATTGTTTGCAAAAAAATGAGTGAACGAAAAGTAATCATGAGCAAATTAATTGATGGCTATATTACGCTTCCCGGAGGTTTTGGAACATTAGACGAATTGTTTGAAGCACTCACTTTAGGTCAACTTCAAATAGAGCAAAAACCAATCGGACTTTTAAATGTAAATGGTTTTTTTGATGCTATTTTATTGCAATTAGATAAAATGGTCGAAGAAGGTTATTTAAAGCAAATCAATAGAAATATGTTGATAGTTGGCACTTCTGTAAACGATTTAATGCAAAAAATGAACGCTTACAAAGCACCAAAAATAAGTCCTATAATTAATAAAGTAGTACGTTAAAATGACAATAAACTGCAAAGGTACTTTAGTAGATCTAGCATCACCAAAAGTGATGGGAATTTTAAATATTACTCCAGATTCTTTTTTTGACGGCGGAAAATATAAAAACGAAGCTGACATTCTTAATCAAACAGAAAAAATGCTTT
Protein-coding sequences here:
- a CDS encoding BT_3928 family protein — translated: MIQKLITQISRILVGALFIFSGFVKLVDPIGSQYKFQEYFSESVLNMEFLIPYALIFSIVLIVAEILLGVMILIGYKPKLTVWSLFFLTLIFLFLTWYSAHYNKVTDCGCFGDAVKLSPWETFYKNVILIALIIILVIKVKLIKPIFGGKIPKVITLVSLAGFMFIVQHVLTHLPIIDFRPYAIGKNITEGMQYKDDGEIPPVHDFMLEDTQNDLAPEILQMEKVMLIITSSLEKSNSDGFPQIKIVAEKAIEKGYKVYGVSASFTDIILETKDTYNLPFEFLFCDETTLKTMIRANPGIIILNKGTVTQKKNWIDADEIEL
- a CDS encoding DUF1599 domain-containing protein, whose amino-acid sequence is MQDTSKQYDAVIEECRSLFIKKMSDYGSAWRILRLPSLTDQIFIKAQRIRQLQENEVRKVDEGEKSEFIGIINYSIMALIQLENGVVENPDLNTEEATILYDKHSKITKELMMNKNHDYGEAWRDMRVSSLTDLILQKLLRVKQIEDNKGKTIVSEGIDANYQDMINYAVFAMIHLAE
- a CDS encoding TIGR00730 family Rossman fold protein, which translates into the protein MKRIVVFCGSSLGFNPIYKEAAIELGNYFAANKIGLVYGGGKLGMMGILADTILDHNGEVIGVIPKLLEKEEVVHAGVEEMIVCKKMSERKVIMSKLIDGYITLPGGFGTLDELFEALTLGQLQIEQKPIGLLNVNGFFDAILLQLDKMVEEGYLKQINRNMLIVGTSVNDLMQKMNAYKAPKISPIINKVVR